In the genome of Augochlora pura isolate Apur16 chromosome 8, APUR_v2.2.1, whole genome shotgun sequence, one region contains:
- the Bnb gene encoding bangles and beads, with the protein MKLLVTVLLCLAVVKVVEVLPLAGVEESLDRRDESPSSASPTDVPDQSPKLAKAEPTPVAEPGLRSEASSNPSPPKPEEKKAEAPAKPEEKQAEPPAKPNENFPDVLATLAQPQPPQEAKSEQPQEPKKEEESLKPAASETLETAQAAPQEPKQEPAEAPAEQTKSIVLVEGKSAEQNNEKSNAEAAAEKEPKEEKKLEEAKSSVSKENEQPDSYTFESSEERAAVAEKKLADKPQEAQEKKAEEKPDRVTRDAEEAVPAVKKLEQPAEQSPAAAEPEKPAEQAAKPLEEAKPAPKSEKVEPVAAEAPAVLREGAVKSEEKAEDALQPAKEAKRALIGGQAEPASASAAEQAKPEEASQVKSEAAVDAPAQAKAAPVEEKKEEPLKQDAAKEAKSEESSEEKSGEKKESKSSEEDKSSEEKEAKPADPKPELLPKPQELRKVFG; encoded by the exons ATGAAGCTGCTCGTGACAGTGTTGTTATGCCTGGCGGTGGTGAAGGTGGTGGAAGTATTGCCATTGGCAGGAGTGGAGGAGTCGTTGGACAGGCGAGACGAGTCGCCGTCGTCCGCCTCGCCGACCGACGTTCCGGACCAGAGCCCGAAATTAGCGAAGGCCGAGCCGACGCCAGTGGCAGAGCCGGGTTTGAGGAGCGAAGCATCATCTAACCCGTCACCGCCGAAACCCGAGGAGAAGAAGGCAGAGGCACCGGCGAAGCCCGAGGAGAAGCAAGCTGAGCCGCCGGCGAAGCCGAACGAGAACTTCCCCGACGTGCTGGCCACGCTAGCGCAGCCGCAGCCGCCCCAGGAAGCAAAATCGGAGCAGCCACAGGAACCgaaaaaggaggaggagagcCTGAAGCCGGCAGCCTCCGAGACCCTCGAGACGGCGCAGGCCGCGCCTCAGGAGCCCAAGCAGGAGCCCGCTGAAGCTCCCGCCGAGCAGACC AAATCCATAGTGCTGGTCGAGGGCAAGAGCGCCGAGCAGAACAACGAGAAGAGCAACGCGGAGGCCGCCGCCGAGAAGGAAccgaaggaggagaagaagctCGAGGAAGCGAAGTCCTCCGTGAGCAAAGAGAACGAGCAGCCTGATTCGTACACCTTCGAGTCCTCCGAGGAAAGGGCAGCTGTGGCAGAGAAGAAGCTCGCCGACAAACCCCAGGAGGCGCAGGAGAAGAAGGCCGAGGAGAAGCCCGACCGTGTGACCCGCGACGCCGAGGAAGCCGTCCCAGCAGTGAAGAAACTCGAGCAGCCAGCCGAACAGTCGCCGGCGGCCGCCGAACCCGAGAAGCCCGCGGAGCAAGCAGCGAAACCATTGGAGGAAGCTAAGCCAGCCCCGAAGAGCGAGAAGGTCGAGCCGGTCGCTGCCGAGGCACCAGCAGTGCTCAGAGAAGGCGCCGTCAAGAGCGAGGAGAAGGCCGAAGACGCCCTTCAGCCGGCAAAGGAAGCGAAGAGGGCCCTGATCGGCGGCCAGGCCGAgcccgcgtccgcgtccgcggcCGAGCAGGCGAAACCCGAGGAGGCCAGCCAGGTGAAAAGCGAAGCCGCCGTCGACGCCCCGGCCCAGGCCAAGGCCGCGCCGGTCGAGGAGAAGAAAGAGGAGCCGCTGAAGCAGGACGCCGCGAAGGAGGCGAAGTCCGAGGAGTCCTCGGAAGAGAAGTCGGGCGAGAAGAAGGAGTCCAAGAGTAGCGAGGAGGACAAGTCCTCCGAGGAGAAGGAGGCCAAGCCCGCCGACCCTAAGCCCGAGCTCTTACCCAAACCCCAGGAGCTCAGGAAGGTGTTCGGGTAA
- the S6kl gene encoding ribosomal protein S6 kinase like isoform X1, with amino-acid sequence MGHTTSKNNYYNNQKYTSQYSLSDLIGGSCVGTTQSSNKESKSWSRVSKKSWSESMVYNSVDTSKTQWPVSRSQAMFLPEFQIRPIPLQSNCKLMCVIAKGAYGKVYKILKQDTGQVYALKAISKAKVVTENGIMQAKQEVAIQRLVGHHPFILNCTHRWQGRKTLYILTDYVGGGELFSLVEECGALPENVVRIYVAEIALAIDFLHNVGVVHRDIKATNVLLDVEGHAVIIDFGLAKWLTHAERTNTLCGTPEYMAPEILKKQYYGQEVDWWSLGVLACIMLTNQYPAGAISELLPEDRGTNYAAPGTLPPNAETISAAAKDLLKRLLQPDPSLRLRSLFGLQRIAFFMGHDLQSFMKKKDSPFQLLGRRIQDDQESMAKEFSGFDASLGDSISRADAR; translated from the exons ATGGGTCATACTACCTCCAAAAACAACTATTACAATAATCAGAAGTACACTAGTCAG tATAGTCTCAGTGATCTAATTGGTGGAAGTTGTGTTGGAACCACACAATCCTCGAATAAAGAATCTAAATCATGGTCCCGTGTTTCGAAGAAaag ttGGAGCGAGAGCATGGTATACAACTCAGTGGATACTTCAAAAACACAATGGCCAGTATCGCGTTCTCAAGCCATGTTCCTTCCAGAATTTCAAATAAGACCAATACCTTTGCAAAGTAATTGTAAGCTTATGTGTGTAATAGCTAAAGGAGCTTATGgcaaagtatataaaattttgaaacaagaTACTGGGCAAGTTTATGCTTTGAAAGCTATTAGCAAAGCCAAAGTTGTTACGGAAAATGGAATAATGCAGGCAAAACAGGaa GTTGCCATACAAAGGCTTGTTGGTCACCatccatttatattaaattgtactcATAGATGGCAAGGGAGAAAgacattatacatat TAACCGATTATGTTGGTGGAGGAGAACTATTTTCACTGGTTGAGGAGTGTGGTGCCCTGCCTGAAAATGTAGTTAGAATATATGTAGCAGAAATTGCTTTAGCTATTG ATTTTTTGCACAATGTTGGGGTGGTGCATAGAGATATAAAGGCAACAAATGTTCTTTTAGATGTAGAAGGACATGCTGTGATTATTGACTTTGGTTTAGCAAAATGGTTAACTCATGCTGAAAGAACAAATACACTTTGTGGGACACCTGAATATATGG CACCAGAAATACTgaagaaacaatattatgGACAAGAAGTAGATTGGTGGTCGCTTGGAGTCCTTGCCTGTATCATGCTGACAAACCAG TACCCGGCCGGAGCGATCAGCGAACTGTTGCCAGAGGACAGAGGCACGAATTATGCTGCGCCCGGCACGCTTCCGCCGAACGCGGAAACGATCTCTGCCGCGGCCAAGGATCTGCTGAAGCGGCTGCTGCAGCCGGATCCAAGCCTCAGGCTGAGATCGCTTTTCGGGCTGCAGAGGATCGCGTTCTTCATGGGCCATGATCTGCAGAGCTTCATGAAGAAGAAG GACTCGCCATTCCAACTGCTAGGGAGAAGGATCCAGGACGATCAGGAGAGCATGGCCAAGGAATTCTCGGGCTTCGACGCATCCCTAGGGGACAGCATCTCCCGCGCAGACGCGCGATGA
- the S6kl gene encoding ribosomal protein S6 kinase like isoform X2: protein MGHTTSKNNYYNNQKYTSQYSLSDLIGGSCVGTTQSSNKESKSWSRVSKKSWSESMVYNSVDTSKTQWPVSRSQAMFLPEFQIRPIPLQSNCKLMCVIAKGAYGKVYKILKQDTGQVYALKAISKAKVVTENGIMQAKQEVAIQRLVGHHPFILNCTHRWQGRKTLYILTDYVGGGELFSLVEECGALPENVVRIYVAEIALAIDFLHNVGVVHRDIKATNVLLDVEGHAVIIDFGLAKWLTHAERTNTLCGTPEYMAPEILKKQYYGQEVDWWSLGVLACIMLTNQYPAGAISELLPEDRGTNYAAPGTLPPNAETISAAAKDLLKRLLQPDPSLRLRSLFGLQRIAFFMGHDLQSFMKKKVL, encoded by the exons ATGGGTCATACTACCTCCAAAAACAACTATTACAATAATCAGAAGTACACTAGTCAG tATAGTCTCAGTGATCTAATTGGTGGAAGTTGTGTTGGAACCACACAATCCTCGAATAAAGAATCTAAATCATGGTCCCGTGTTTCGAAGAAaag ttGGAGCGAGAGCATGGTATACAACTCAGTGGATACTTCAAAAACACAATGGCCAGTATCGCGTTCTCAAGCCATGTTCCTTCCAGAATTTCAAATAAGACCAATACCTTTGCAAAGTAATTGTAAGCTTATGTGTGTAATAGCTAAAGGAGCTTATGgcaaagtatataaaattttgaaacaagaTACTGGGCAAGTTTATGCTTTGAAAGCTATTAGCAAAGCCAAAGTTGTTACGGAAAATGGAATAATGCAGGCAAAACAGGaa GTTGCCATACAAAGGCTTGTTGGTCACCatccatttatattaaattgtactcATAGATGGCAAGGGAGAAAgacattatacatat TAACCGATTATGTTGGTGGAGGAGAACTATTTTCACTGGTTGAGGAGTGTGGTGCCCTGCCTGAAAATGTAGTTAGAATATATGTAGCAGAAATTGCTTTAGCTATTG ATTTTTTGCACAATGTTGGGGTGGTGCATAGAGATATAAAGGCAACAAATGTTCTTTTAGATGTAGAAGGACATGCTGTGATTATTGACTTTGGTTTAGCAAAATGGTTAACTCATGCTGAAAGAACAAATACACTTTGTGGGACACCTGAATATATGG CACCAGAAATACTgaagaaacaatattatgGACAAGAAGTAGATTGGTGGTCGCTTGGAGTCCTTGCCTGTATCATGCTGACAAACCAG TACCCGGCCGGAGCGATCAGCGAACTGTTGCCAGAGGACAGAGGCACGAATTATGCTGCGCCCGGCACGCTTCCGCCGAACGCGGAAACGATCTCTGCCGCGGCCAAGGATCTGCTGAAGCGGCTGCTGCAGCCGGATCCAAGCCTCAGGCTGAGATCGCTTTTCGGGCTGCAGAGGATCGCGTTCTTCATGGGCCATGATCTGCAGAGCTTCATGAAGAAGAAG GTTCTTTAG